Genomic window (Arachis hypogaea cultivar Tifrunner chromosome 13, arahy.Tifrunner.gnm2.J5K5, whole genome shotgun sequence):
GTAAGCATGGCTGCTGAACCTTTACTAACTATAGAATGAAAAACAAGGGGTTCAAAGTATCAGCACTAGTCACTATTCATTCCATGTGTTATGGAAGTGCTGTTTTCACAGGGTATCTTTCATCAACtttgtatattatttctaatttttcttaaaaattataaTACAGCCATGTatcattaatttataaataatcatGCTTAGTTAATGTATGCATGGTTGATATCGTAGTTCTGTTGGGATGATTGAAATCTTTGGTTATCCAAATAGCATTATTTTTACACCTTGGAGAGCATCCATGTCTGTGGAATCAGAGTTAGCTAGCAAGAACATTGGTACGAGTTTGATTGAGTTTAACCAAGTCAAATCAAACTGTTGATTGCTTCACCAGTTTTCAGTTGTTCTAATTCGGTTTTAATAACTGCTGCTGTATGAGTTTACTTCGATCCTTGTCAAGTTTCTTTATATTTCATGCTAAGTGACAATTGAGAAGCCTTCTCATTTCATATTATTTTACAGAAATTTATTTGATTTCACAACAAAAGGTCTCCTGAGACTGCCAACATATTTTACATCTCAACCTTAGGGGAGCTTCCTGACTCAACTTCATACTGCTTAAATTACATTGCACGTTTTATAAATCTCACCAACCTTAGATAAGTGTATTTGAGATTTTTATCCAGGGAAAGGCACAcaccaaatcatatcttctctgCCACACCAAACAGCAGCTGGTTTGCTACCCTGGCTCCCCTTTCTTTGGCCATATACAGACCCACGTGATGCATAAACTCCTGCCATCAAAATTTAAACTCATGCCCTAGCTTTTACAATTATCATGTCTATTTTCTATTGTTTgtataatatatacataaataatgtTATATATCTAAGTCTTTTTGTTAATCAAGTCCAATCAAGTTAatctaacataaaaaaaatcagttATGGCTAGCATTATTCTAAGTTTTATTATGTAACTTGGTTGGACTTTGTTCATAAAAAGATTTAGATGTGTAGCATTACTCTATATACAAACCTGAGGATGAGCTAGAGTTCCTTTGGTGTCATAGGCTACTTCAAGTGGGATATCAAAGGTTGCGCAGCCACGCGAATACACCACCACGCTCTCTAGAGGCTCCAGAAAGCCGCGGTTTTTAGCAGACATGGTTGAGCACACGAAATCCAGCACGCAGATATCTGTGCATACGCCTACAACCACCAGCTTCCCAAtccaagcaacaaaataaaatgcATTACATCAGTGGTTATAACTTGTAATGATATGATATAAAAAATCAGCAGTTTACTTTGCCAGAAACAATCACAAATTACTCACTGTGTTGATCTTATTTTTCTTCACCCAATCTACAAAAACATTGGAACCGTCCTCTTCTATCGACCCCAAGTATCCATCAAAACAATCCTTTCGTCTGATTGTAACGTTGCTTTCATTCTCTAACCATCTTAAAGCTGCAATTCAATGCAAAATTATATAGATCATGCCATGTCATGTCATGCCTGAATCATTTGGACTATTGAGAGAAAGCTAAACAAGATTTGACAATTGGTAAACCTGGAACAAGATTTGATTCGTCAGTTCCAACAATACAGTGAGGAGGATAAGGGTCCTCTGACTTGTTAGGGTGGTGAGAATCCAGGAAAGCCATGACTGGCAATTTCTTCTCACAGAACAATCTTGCTAGCCTTTCTGATTCATTGATCATCCCTGATATCTGTCTGTTGGCTTCTCTTGGAGCCTGAAAAGCAAGTAAATCAATCACAAACACACATGCAGGGTCTCAAATCTGAATACTAGTTAATAAAGAGTACCAGATTTCCAGAACCAACAGTACAGAATCCATTTATGATGTCCACAAGAACAAGACCATTGACAGTGGCTTCGGTTAATACCACTGACTCCTGCTCCAGAGGAATCTCATTCTTGAGGAGCTCAACTGTTTGTGACACCATACTCCCCTTTCCTGCACTTGTATTCAGTTTACTGTAACACTAACATCAGAATCAGATATGTCTCTTaccgtattaaaaaaaaaaatcagatacgTCTCTTCGTATATAacttcatatataataattaatataaaattggaTCGGGAcgactttttaatttttaaataattgaatcaAACTGCACTGCCAATACCCCTGTTAGAGAGTGTCGTGTGGCTTCAAGTCTCCTTCACTCTCAGTGTAATCCGTGAGACCGTGACCGTGACTCAATACATTAGAAGAGTCAAAACAAGTTTTCCAACCTTGATAAGGACGATAAATATCTTTCTTTTGATCCGCATTTCCACACACTTTTTCTTCTTTAGTATCATTATTGGCATAACGTGATTCATTTCACACTATCTATAGGGAATGCTAGGTCACcaacttttgtgatttatagttattaaataattattaatgatgattttaatgatgtgagattgatgtgagatttcatccaataactCATTTTTTTTTACTGGTTATATGTTGGcaaaaatttaacaaagttgctaacTCCCTAGATTTTTTCATATCTATATTGCCTTACCCTTTATTGATATTTAAtcattatatacttttttatattatggtacaaaaataaaaattttcatatagacTAAAAATCGTACACTAAATTAACTTCAATGTGTTTACGTatatttattcatattaatttacatattttttaattaaataattaactatcaaaataattaaaattgtcataataaatagtcaaatttataataaatgaataactaaatttatttataataatataataaatttttttgtgaaatgTTAAATACGTACAGATTCATAGTTTTTTTTTGTACATGTAgttgaataaaatttatttaaatatatcttGTTTACTCAAAAAATTCTTATAagtttcaatatttaaaaaaaaaattgtttaacaAATCTGATTGCATGGGTGTATATACTGAGAAATTTTATGTTGGCATACTCAGATAAAAGTTAATAAATTCATAATGATGGATGtatcttaaaatataaaataaaaaattagttagttttattatattttgtttgaATATACTTAAGAAGTTATATGTTGAATTTATCATGAGATAATCTCACAAatatatttgttaattttttttctaataatattttgGAGATAACACATCCGTTTAACATGACTTctaaaattaccaaattaaatAAGGAACCTTTTTTTTTCCCTCAATGAAATCCATATAAAACCCCATCActtttcatttttcactttggATAACAAATTAGTGATCTAAACACACAAATAAATGTACGTAAAGAAATCAATgcttaccaaaaataaaaaaaagctaatttttgtttaatttatttattataataaattttaaatatttaaaaataatttatttttatatttttaaattaaatattaattttaatatttttaacaagttAAACACAACCTTTTAATCATTATAACAATTAGAgttaagtatggttttggtcccaAAAGTTTTGcgccagaatcgaaatcgtccctcttctaattttcgatttagaatcatccttaacgtttttttcgtattaaaatcgtcttttttaataaattttttcatattattcctaaactaccccctgatttaataaaaaaaattataaaatttagagaaaaggataaataggtccctgaccttttatcccgcggacattttcgtctctaaccattgaaaaatacttttaagtccttgaccttcacaaaatttggacggatcagtccttgacggaggcatttggacggattagtccctgacggaggcatttggacggagggactgatccgtccaagttttgtgaaggtcagagacttaaaagtatttttcaatagtcAAGGACAAAAATGTCTGCGGGACAAAAGGTCAGgtacctatttgtccttttctctaaaattaaaaaaaaaaagtgttgtgGGGGGGGGGGAGGAAAAGGGtaagggggaggggaggggaggggaggggagggaaaGGGAAAAGGGAAGCCAGCCCCTCACCGCGGTGCCCAGCTCTCACTGCCGCGCCCAGCGCCTCACCGCCAGGCCCAGCCCTCACCGCCTCACCGCCCAGCCCTCATCTCTTCGCCCAACCTTCACCGTCACGCCAGCCACCCACACCATAGGAGAGAGATCGGACAAAGAGAGACTCGAAGAGGGAAAAGGACTCGCGCTGCTGCTTCTTGTCGCCTCGCCACTGCTCCTCGCCGCCTCGCCGCTTCAGCTTCTTGTTTCGATCTTTGTTTCTGCTTCGTCTTCTGCTTCTTCTGAGTTtgcttgagtttgagttttgtgTTT
Coding sequences:
- the LOC112733377 gene encoding nicotinamidase 1; this translates as MVSQTVELLKNEIPLEQESVVLTEATVNGLVLVDIINGFCTVGSGNLAPREANRQISGMINESERLARLFCEKKLPVMAFLDSHHPNKSEDPYPPHCIVGTDESNLVPALRWLENESNVTIRRKDCFDGYLGSIEEDGSNVFVDWVKKNKINTLVVVGVCTDICVLDFVCSTMSAKNRGFLEPLESVVVYSRGCATFDIPLEVAYDTKGTLAHPQEFMHHVGLYMAKERGARVANQLLFGVAEKI